The following coding sequences lie in one Fusarium poae strain DAOMC 252244 chromosome 1, whole genome shotgun sequence genomic window:
- a CDS encoding hypothetical protein (TransMembrane:4 (o6-24i36-58o111-136i148-167o)), with protein MDAIQEQFTLLSLGLFTIGVRMVVRTRQVGFSGWQLDDYLMPITGIIFTAETVAAYLVGAKFQGLTNSYMTEEERANIDMDGEEHYNRVWGSKIQVSPDPGLLCQPTKSPAYVLIVVIPNILTDIYLLSIPLPLLWGVNISLRRRLTLMLLFSGALFIMMAGTIRAVTILTAGPNGAVAGSSWACRETFVAIIVTNLPIIQPLLRKGASLIGLSVLFSKATKSAASQSHQLRSNEGGSRFKNSRVRRTDKSETGHPLSSMPQTTAWASDEQILPPPGTSGGNNSKGIVVAQEISVQSEAFDDSNLRDVTNKDPAVHDWGYDSSSNSSNNNHHRARTP; from the exons ATGGACGCCATTCAAGAACAGTTCACCCTTCTCTCCTTGGGTCTTTTCACCATTGGAGTGAGAATGGTGGTTAGGACGCGACAAGTTGGGTTTTCAGGATGGCAGCTGGACGATTACCTGATGCCAATTACTGGT ATCATATTCACTGCCGAGACAGTAGCAGCATACCTCGTCGGAGCCAAGTTCCAAGGTCTTACCAACAGTTACATGACAGAAGAAGAACGCGCCAACATCGACATGGACGGAGAGGAACACTACAATCGTGTCTGGGGATCCAAGATCCAA GTCAGCCCTGATCCAGGTCTTCTTTGCCAACCGACAAAGTCGCCGGCATATGTTTTGATCGTTGTTATTCCCAACATCTTGACTGACATTTACCTGTTGTCCATTCCTTTGCCT CTTCTTTGGGGTGTCAACATTAGTTTGCGACGCAGACTTACACTCATGCTATTGTTTAGCGGTGCTCTTTTTATCATGATGGCTGGTACAATTCGAGCCGTTACCATTCTTACC GCCGGCCCGAATGGCGCAGTCGCTGGTAGCTCATGGGCATGTCGCGAAACCTTTGTCGCAATCATCGTCACAAACCTCCCCATCATCCAACCTCTCCTCCGAAAAGGAGCCAGCCTCATCGGTCTCAGCGTCCTATTCAGCAAAGCGACAAAGTCTGCAGCATCCCAAAGTCATCAACTCCGAAGCAACGAAGGCGGAAGCCGGTTCAAAAACAGTCGCGTCAGAAGGACCGATAAATCCGAGACGGGACATCCTCTGTCTTCAATGCCTCAAACAACAGCCTGGGCAAGCGATGAGCAAATCCTTCCACCTCCCGGAACAAGCGGCGGCAATAATAGCAAGGGGATCGTCGTGGCGCAAGAGATCAGCGTTCAGTCGGAAGCTTTTGACGATTCAAATTTGCGCGATGTAACCAACAAGGATCCAGCGGTTCATGACTGGGGGTACGATAgtagcagcaacagcagtaACAACAACCACCACAGGGCACGGACACCATAA
- a CDS encoding hypothetical protein (CAZy:AA3_2~CAZy:AA3~CAZy:AA3_3), producing the protein MAESSYDFIVVGGGPAGSSVAAGLASSAKKPSVLLLEAGGTNADRNLRVDGQRWLTFMNKDMNWGYKTTPQEFADSRELDYSRGKGLGGSSAINFGVYSVGARDDYEEWARIVGDDSFRWEKIQKRYKSLENFHGALPEGIDKKYAAPKSEDHGSEGKLHVGYASEWEKDLPPVLDLFEDAGFPLNPDHNSGNPLGMSVLINSSHKGRRSTANDLLEPKPENLTVLTDSSVQRVILEGNKAVGVQVDGKQYLASKEVILSAGALNTPSILMHSGIGPKDQLSQFNIPVVKDVPRVGQGLRDHMFTPLVYTRKEGDTARKPFYGDKKAMDEALEQWRRDGTGPWTKFACELGIGWFKLDKLVQSEEFKALPAQEQNYLMKETVPHYEILTHFPIHWFIPQFPDDNLNYSCILVFYYNAQSQGEVTLQSADPNVPLKFDPKFLSSPFDRRVAIESLRDAFRLVKHENYVKNNVDTMVGPQGDSDEELLAHWRATISSSWHMCGTTKMGKKDDPEAVVDSDFKVIGFEGLRVADMGVVPVLASCHIQSVAYVTGMTAAEKIIAEYDLA; encoded by the exons ATGGCTGAATCAAGTTATGACTTTATTGTCGTAGGAG GTGGTCCAGCTGGTAGCTCAGTCGCAGCAGGTCTTGCCTCGTCGGCCAAGAAACCCAgtgttcttctccttgaagCAGGTGGTACAAACGCAGACCGCAATTTGCGCGTTGACGGCCAGCGATGGCTCACCTTTATGAACAAGGACATGAACTGGGGCTATAAAACAACGCCCCAGGAATTCGCTGATAGCCGAGAGCTGGATTACTCTCGCGGGAAGGGTCTTGGTGGTTCGAGCGCCATCAACTTTGGTGTCTACAGTGTTGGTGCGCGAGACGATTACGAAGAGTGGGCTCGTATCGTCGGTGATGATTCGTTCCGCTGGGAAAAGATTCAAAAGAGATACAAGAGTCTTGAGAACTTTCATGGAGCTCTACCTGAGGGTATTGACAAGAAGTATGCTGCGCCCAAGAGTGAGGATCATGGAAGTGAGGGAAAGCTTCATGTTGGGTATGCGAGTGAGTGGGAGAAGGATCTTCCTCCCGTTCTTGATCTCTTTGAGGATGCAGGATTTCCACTGAACCCTGACCACAACTCTGGTAATCCTCTTGGCATGTCTGTCCTCATCAACTCGAGTCACAAGGGACGAAGGTCTACGGCAAATGATCTGTTGGAACCTAAGCCTGAGAACTTGACTGTATTGACAGATTCTTCTGTTCAGCGAGTTATTCTCGAGGGAAACAAGGCCGTTGGCGTTCAAGTCGACGGAAAGCAGT ACCTTGCTTCAAAGGAAGTCATACTCTCAGCAGGAGCCCTCAACACCCCAAGCATCCTCATGCACTCAGGAATCGGTCCCAAAGACCAACTCTCCCAGTTCAATATTCCTGTGGTCAAGGATGTCCCTCGCGTCGGCCAAGGTCTACGCGACCACATGTTCACGCCCCTCGTCTACACCCGCAAAGAAGGCGACACAGCTCGCAAGCCATTCTATGGCGATAAGAAAGCCATGGATGAAGCCCTCGAGCAGTGGCGCCGCGACGGAACAGGTCCTTGGACAAAGTTTGCCTGCGAGTTGGGTATTGGTTGGTTCAAGCTTGACAAGCTTGTCCAATCTGAAGAGTTCAAGGCTCTGCCTGCTCAAGAGCAGAATTACCTCATGAAGGAAACAGTACCTCATTATGAGATTCTGACACACTTTCCTATTCATTGGTTCATCCCCCAGTTTCCAGATGATAACCTCAACTACTCTTGCATTCTCGTATTTTACTACAACGCGCAGAGTCAAGGCGAAGTAACTCTGCAATCTGCCGATCCCAACGTCCCTCTCAAGTTCGACCCCAAGTTTTTATCTTCGCCTTTTGATCGTCGCGTAGCCATTGAGTCACTCCGCGATGCATTCCGTCTGGTCAAGCATGAAAACTACGTCAAGAACAACGTCGACACCATGGTCGGTCCCCAGGGTGATTCAGACGAAGAGCTTCTTGCGCACTGGAGGGCCACCATCTCTTCTAGCTGGCACATGTGCGGTACGACAAAGATGGGAAAGAAGGATGATCCTGAGGCTGTGGTTGATAGTGACTTCAAGGTTATTGGTTTCGAGGGACTGCGTGTGGCGGATATGGGTGTTGTGCCTGTTTTGGCTAGTTGCCATATTCAGTCTGTTGCGTATGTGACGGGTATGACGGCTGCTGAGAAGATTATTGCCGAGTATGACCTTGCTTAG
- a CDS encoding hypothetical protein (TransMembrane:10 (i59-77o97-115i122-143o149-173i185-204o216-236i257-277o297-316i323-343o349-367i)) — translation MAVKSSQSEEPTFEPITRMGTLGREGTRSEMQDLEIIASAGASFRPGDIPPPPDGGIQAWTQVAMGWIAIFATWGYVNSFGSFQAHYTSTLAQTPFQISWIGSIQVWFTFFGSAFSGRLLDAGFWVPTFLVGSTLQLLGIFTMSLSTSYWHLMITQGVVTGIGGGIIFAPSLALVATYFEKRRGIAIGLVTTGNSLGGTVYPLVVRTLLPEIGFSWTARVLGFINLIGFALVAVFMRPRLPPRQTGPIIDWTAFNDVLYLCYVSGLFFFVWSVYYTFYYLASFGQDEIGMSFSDSSLLTTIINAVGLPTRVLIPFLADRIGPLNTIAPAGMCVAIVAYTWLAVHNETGVYVFSIFYGIASGAFQSLMPTGVASITKRLDTIGTRMGMCFSLISFAGLSGPPIGGLLQSKSLEGAHC, via the exons ATGGCTGTGAAATCATCTCAATCTGAAGAACCAACCTTTGAACCCATCAC AAGGATGGGGACTCTTGGTCGTGAGGGAACCCGCTCAGAGATGCAAGATCTAGAAATCATCGCTTCGGCAGGTGCTTCTTTTCGACCAGGTGAcattcctcctcctcccgaTGGCGGCATTCAAGCCTGGACACAAGTCGCCATGGGCTGGATCGCCATCTTTGCAACATGGGGCTACGTCAACTCGTTTGGTAGTTTCCAAGCTCATTACACCTCAACACTTGCCCAGACACCGTTCCAAATCTCGTGGATTGGGTCCATTCAGGTTTGGTTTACTTTCTTTGGAAGTGCCTTTTCTGGAAGATTGCTCGACGCTGGCTTCTGGGTTCCTACTTTTCTTGTAGGCTCGACATTGCAACTTTTGGGGATTTTTACTATGAGCTTGTCGACTTCGTACTGGCATCTCATGATTACCCAGGGTGTTGTTACAGGTATCGGTGGAGGAATTATCTTTGCTCCTTCGCTGGCACTGGTGGCGACGTACTTTGAGAAACGAAGAGGTATAGCCATTGGTCTCGTCACCACAGGCAATTCCTTAGGTGGCACTGTGTATCCTCTCGTTGTACGAACGTTGCTCCCAGAGATTGGATTCTCATGGACGGCAAGAGTACTTGGGTTTATTAATCTCATTGGCTTTGCACTTGTGGCTGTCTTTATGAGGCCCAGACTTCCACCAAGACAGACGGGACCTATCATTGATTGGACGGCGTTTAATGATGTGCTTTATCTTTGCTACGTGAGCGGCTTGTTTTTTTTCGTGTGGTCTGTTTACTACACTTTCTACTAT CTCGCATCTTTCGGACAAGATGAAATCGGCATGTCATTCTCTGACTCATCCCTTCTCACAACCATAATCAACGCCGTCGGTCTCCCAACTCGAGTCTTAATTCCCTTCCTCGCTGATAGAATCGGCCCATTAAACACCATCGCGCCAGCGGGCATGTGTGTAGCTATCGTTGCATACACATGGCTAGCAGTACACAACGAGACAGGAGTCTACGTCTTTTCAATATTCTACGGTATAGCATCAGGAGCGTTCCAGAGTCTTATGCCAACTGGCGTTGCTAGCATCACAAAGAGACTCGACACTATCGGAACCAGAATGGGAATGTGCTTTAGTCTCATTTCCTTTGCGGGTTTGTCCGGACCGCCTATTGGAGGTTTGTTGCAGTCCAAGAGTTTGGAGGGCGCGCAT TGTTGA
- a CDS encoding hypothetical protein (TransMembrane:2 (i41-65o77-102i)), which translates to MSQTSIELRAREEGSSQAEDLDLTSTHEFSSLPPVDGGKDAWFFLAASFMVEALTWGFPFAFGVFQDYYSTNAPFEGSSAIAVIGTCAMGIMYLGLPFVMTLQRLYPKQSRWSPMIGLFIMAYSTL; encoded by the exons ATGAGTCAAACATCAATTGAGTTGCGAGCTCGCGAAGAAGGATCCTCACAAGCTGAAGATCTGGATCTCACTAGTACCCATGAATTCTCTTCACTACCGCCCGTAGATGGTGGCAAAGATGCTTGGTTCTTCCTTGCAGCTTCATTCATGGTTGAAGCTTTGACTTGGG GCTTTCCGTTTGCATTTGGTGTCTTTCAGGATTACTACAGTACCAATGCACCTTTTGAAGGGTCATCAGCTATTGCTGTGATTGGTACCTGCGCCATG GGAATTATGTATCTCGGTCTCCCATTTGTTATGACCCTTCAACGTCTCTACCCAAAGCAAAGCCGCTGGTCTCCAATGATAGGACTCTTTATCAT GGCATACTCTACGCTATAG